The following are from one region of the Capsicum annuum cultivar UCD-10X-F1 chromosome 1, UCD10Xv1.1, whole genome shotgun sequence genome:
- the LOC107857337 gene encoding uncharacterized protein LOC107857337 isoform X3 → MKISEVVFLIYWLVQGYCTSDVHIGYQVSLAIPTSYCRGFMGRAFLMESENQMVPNFRAAISVEANNEKYTCSLDVLLGDVKVWSSGHLSKFYTIDKCVLQLTQYGDLLLTGQDDRVGWKAGTSRQGVERLHLLGTGKCSCIRLIKRGDGLLSDCAENVTEGFCGRNRSQMLQLQGVMSVLRSNPYKVNVSKEMCANLCLDNCTCVAALHFSLVDSEDDHTKPGECYLYGLARGVKQIQRDGRLSYMVKVPAATDQDHDKHSHWKKRIPIVVGVVDGIVLLLVLGGIGYYVIRKRRKQCAATAHSN, encoded by the exons ATGAAAATCTCTGAGGTTGTTTTTCTCATTTACTGGTTGGTTCAGGGTTACTGTACCTCTGATGTTCACATTGGTTATCAGGTAAGTCTTGCTATACCAACATCATATTGCAGAGGATTCATGGGGAGGGCATTTCTAATGGAAAGTGAAAACCAAATGGTACCAAATTTTAGAGCTGCAATAAGTGTTGAAGCAAATAATGAGAAATACACATGTTCACTTGATGTTCTTTTAGGGGATGTGAAGGTTTGGAGTTCTGGTCATTTGTCAAAGTTCTACACAATAGACAAATGTGTACTTCAGTTAACTCAATATGGAGACTTACTGTTGACGGGTCAAGATGATAGAGTTGGATGGAAAGCTGGAACTTCCAGACAAGGTGTTGAG AGACTGCATTTACTTGGGACAG GAAAGTGTTCTTGCATAAGGCTAATAAAACGAGGAGATGGGTTGCTTTCTGATTGCGCCGAAAATGTAACTGAGGGATTTTGCGGAAGAAACCGGTCTCAAATGCTACAACTACAAGGTGTTATGAGTGTATTAAGAAGCAATCCATATAAGGTCAATGTCAGCAAAGAAATGTGTGCCAATTTATGCTTGGATAACTGCACATGTGTAGCGGCTTTACATTTTTCTTTGGTGGATTCTGAGGATGATCACACAAAACCTGGAGAGTGCTATCTGTATGGACTAGCTAGAGGAGTAAAACAAATACAAAGGGATGGAAGACTGAGTTATATGGTCAAGGTGCCAGCGGCGACTGATCAAGATCATGATAAGCACTCTCATTGGAAGAAACGTATTCCAATTGTGGTAGGCGTGGTTGATGGAATCGTATTGTTGCTTGTTTTAGGAGGGATTGGATACTATGTAATCCGAAAGAGAAGAAAGCAGTGCGCAGCTACTGCTCACAGCAATTGA
- the LOC107857337 gene encoding G-type lectin S-receptor-like serine/threonine-protein kinase SD2-5 isoform X1 — MKISEVVFLIYWLVQGYCTSDVHIGYQVSLAIPTSYCRGFMGRAFLMESENQMVPNFRAAISVEANNEKYTCSLDVLLGDVKVWSSGHLSKFYTIDKCVLQLTQYGDLLLTGQDDRVGWKAGTSRQGVERLHLLGTGNLVLVDAMNLIKWQSFNFPTNIMLWGQRLSSRTRLTAFPSNNSSLSYSFEIQYDKIALYLYSGKLKYSYWGYTPLELEDLNITYVELTSNALEIFNNKNHRIGRIKSDKIEPLRFLALGNITGNLGFYYYSSEKGTFEASYQALNTSCDLPLACKPYGICTFSGKCSCIRLIKRGDGLLSDCAENVTEGFCGRNRSQMLQLQGVMSVLRSNPYKVNVSKEMCANLCLDNCTCVAALHFSLVDSEDDHTKPGECYLYGLARGVKQIQRDGRLSYMVKVPAATDQDHDKHSHWKKRIPIVVGVVDGIVLLLVLGGIGYYVIRKRRKQCAATAHSN; from the exons ATGAAAATCTCTGAGGTTGTTTTTCTCATTTACTGGTTGGTTCAGGGTTACTGTACCTCTGATGTTCACATTGGTTATCAGGTAAGTCTTGCTATACCAACATCATATTGCAGAGGATTCATGGGGAGGGCATTTCTAATGGAAAGTGAAAACCAAATGGTACCAAATTTTAGAGCTGCAATAAGTGTTGAAGCAAATAATGAGAAATACACATGTTCACTTGATGTTCTTTTAGGGGATGTGAAGGTTTGGAGTTCTGGTCATTTGTCAAAGTTCTACACAATAGACAAATGTGTACTTCAGTTAACTCAATATGGAGACTTACTGTTGACGGGTCAAGATGATAGAGTTGGATGGAAAGCTGGAACTTCCAGACAAGGTGTTGAG AGACTGCATTTACTTGGGACAGGTAATTTGGTGTTAGTTGATGCTATGAACTTGATAAAATGGCAAAGTTTTAATTTCCCTACTAATATTATGCTTTGGGGCCAGAGACTAAGCTCAAGAACGCGGTTAACGGCTTTCCCAAGCAACAACTCTAGTTTGTCATATTCTTTTGAGATTCAGTATGACAAGATTGCATTGTACTTGTACTCTGGAAAATTAAAGTACTCGTACTGGGGATATACACCTTTGGAATTGGAAGACCTGAATATCACGTATGTTGAGTTAACTTCTAACGCGCTGGAGATATTCAACAACAAAAACCATAGAATTGGAAGGATAAAATCAGACAAGATAGAGCCCCTGAGATTTTTAGCATTGGGAAATATCACAGGGAATTTGGGATTCTACTATTACTCATCTGAAAAAGGAACGTTTGAAGCTTCGTATCAAGCATTAAACACTAGTTGTGATCTTCCTTTGGCATgtaaaccttatggtatttgtACGTTTTCAGGAAAGTGTTCTTGCATAAGGCTAATAAAACGAGGAGATGGGTTGCTTTCTGATTGCGCCGAAAATGTAACTGAGGGATTTTGCGGAAGAAACCGGTCTCAAATGCTACAACTACAAGGTGTTATGAGTGTATTAAGAAGCAATCCATATAAGGTCAATGTCAGCAAAGAAATGTGTGCCAATTTATGCTTGGATAACTGCACATGTGTAGCGGCTTTACATTTTTCTTTGGTGGATTCTGAGGATGATCACACAAAACCTGGAGAGTGCTATCTGTATGGACTAGCTAGAGGAGTAAAACAAATACAAAGGGATGGAAGACTGAGTTATATGGTCAAGGTGCCAGCGGCGACTGATCAAGATCATGATAAGCACTCTCATTGGAAGAAACGTATTCCAATTGTGGTAGGCGTGGTTGATGGAATCGTATTGTTGCTTGTTTTAGGAGGGATTGGATACTATGTAATCCGAAAGAGAAGAAAGCAGTGCGCAGCTACTGCTCACAGCAATTGA
- the LOC107857337 gene encoding PAN domain-containing protein At5g03700-like isoform X2, which translates to MIELDGKLELPDKVLRDCIYLGQRLSSRTRLTAFPSNNSSLSYSFEIQYDKIALYLYSGKLKYSYWGYTPLELEDLNITYVELTSNALEIFNNKNHRIGRIKSDKIEPLRFLALGNITGNLGFYYYSSEKGTFEASYQALNTSCDLPLACKPYGICTFSGKCSCIRLIKRGDGLLSDCAENVTEGFCGRNRSQMLQLQGVMSVLRSNPYKVNVSKEMCANLCLDNCTCVAALHFSLVDSEDDHTKPGECYLYGLARGVKQIQRDGRLSYMVKVPAATDQDHDKHSHWKKRIPIVVGVVDGIVLLLVLGGIGYYVIRKRRKQCAATAHSN; encoded by the exons ATGATAGAGTTGGATGGAAAGCTGGAACTTCCAGACAAGGTGTTGAG AGACTGCATTTACTTGGGACAG AGACTAAGCTCAAGAACGCGGTTAACGGCTTTCCCAAGCAACAACTCTAGTTTGTCATATTCTTTTGAGATTCAGTATGACAAGATTGCATTGTACTTGTACTCTGGAAAATTAAAGTACTCGTACTGGGGATATACACCTTTGGAATTGGAAGACCTGAATATCACGTATGTTGAGTTAACTTCTAACGCGCTGGAGATATTCAACAACAAAAACCATAGAATTGGAAGGATAAAATCAGACAAGATAGAGCCCCTGAGATTTTTAGCATTGGGAAATATCACAGGGAATTTGGGATTCTACTATTACTCATCTGAAAAAGGAACGTTTGAAGCTTCGTATCAAGCATTAAACACTAGTTGTGATCTTCCTTTGGCATgtaaaccttatggtatttgtACGTTTTCAGGAAAGTGTTCTTGCATAAGGCTAATAAAACGAGGAGATGGGTTGCTTTCTGATTGCGCCGAAAATGTAACTGAGGGATTTTGCGGAAGAAACCGGTCTCAAATGCTACAACTACAAGGTGTTATGAGTGTATTAAGAAGCAATCCATATAAGGTCAATGTCAGCAAAGAAATGTGTGCCAATTTATGCTTGGATAACTGCACATGTGTAGCGGCTTTACATTTTTCTTTGGTGGATTCTGAGGATGATCACACAAAACCTGGAGAGTGCTATCTGTATGGACTAGCTAGAGGAGTAAAACAAATACAAAGGGATGGAAGACTGAGTTATATGGTCAAGGTGCCAGCGGCGACTGATCAAGATCATGATAAGCACTCTCATTGGAAGAAACGTATTCCAATTGTGGTAGGCGTGGTTGATGGAATCGTATTGTTGCTTGTTTTAGGAGGGATTGGATACTATGTAATCCGAAAGAGAAGAAAGCAGTGCGCAGCTACTGCTCACAGCAATTGA